The following proteins are encoded in a genomic region of Lactiplantibacillus plantarum:
- a CDS encoding ECF transporter S component yields the protein MGRSEQLKKLVLAGLFAAIIFIGISVLRIPLPAIVGRPFIHFGNILTVLAVMLLGFGYGATAGAVGLGLFDILNGYAATSWLTIIEAIILAAMVNLSFKSIGYREDRIGRLYWVSLVAGLTKIVTSWCTGVIEALMVGTTLKVAMIGSFTSLLAATINAVACVIIVPLLYRILVQVGFNRQRVGTV from the coding sequence ATGGGAAGGTCTGAACAATTAAAAAAACTCGTCTTGGCAGGGTTATTTGCCGCCATTATTTTTATTGGCATCAGTGTATTACGAATTCCGTTGCCCGCGATTGTTGGGCGGCCATTTATTCATTTTGGTAATATTTTGACAGTGCTCGCAGTGATGCTGCTTGGTTTTGGCTATGGTGCTACGGCTGGTGCAGTGGGGCTTGGCTTGTTTGATATTCTGAATGGGTATGCCGCAACTTCGTGGTTAACAATTATTGAAGCAATTATTCTGGCCGCGATGGTCAACCTGAGTTTCAAGTCAATCGGCTATCGTGAAGATCGTATTGGCCGGCTTTACTGGGTATCGTTAGTCGCAGGGCTCACAAAAATCGTCACTTCGTGGTGTACAGGCGTGATTGAAGCCTTAATGGTGGGGACAACGCTCAAGGTCGCCATGATTGGGTCCTTCACGAGTTTATTAGCAGCGACCATTAATGCGGTGGCATGTGTCATCATTGTGCCGTTATTGTATCGGATCTTAGTACAGGTTGGGTTTAACCGCCAGCGGGTCGGTACGGTCTAA
- a CDS encoding DMT family transporter: protein MTQQNHLRGVLLASSACILWGISGVAASTLFINNPHLTAMWLTQVRMISAGLILLVWGMVAGKHPFKIWHHRHAAWTAVSYGLLGLIPVQLCYFEAVRVGNAPIATIIQFLGPFIISIYYFLFKHVTPSRIELIGMIMAFIGTLLIVTHGHLNSLAISPVILFWGGLSAIGVATNTLIPRTILPKYGALTVTGWGLLIAGLFLTLLQPMWRVHLTITWPQLGLLIVIILLGTVAPFLMFARSLSDILPTTASLMDAFEPLAATIFSITFLNVQLTSFDFIGGLLIILAVMALSLNTHKMLHFLRRRRAHSSS from the coding sequence TTGACACAACAAAATCATTTACGGGGCGTCTTACTCGCTAGTAGTGCCTGTATTCTGTGGGGTATCTCAGGGGTGGCTGCGAGTACCCTCTTCATCAATAATCCGCATCTAACCGCAATGTGGCTAACGCAGGTCCGCATGATCAGTGCAGGCTTGATTTTACTCGTCTGGGGGATGGTGGCTGGTAAACATCCCTTTAAAATCTGGCATCACCGCCATGCCGCTTGGACAGCGGTGAGTTACGGTTTGCTGGGGCTGATTCCGGTTCAACTTTGCTATTTCGAAGCGGTTCGCGTTGGTAATGCCCCGATTGCCACGATTATCCAATTTCTTGGCCCATTCATTATCAGCATCTATTACTTCTTATTTAAGCACGTGACACCCAGTCGTATCGAACTGATTGGTATGATCATGGCCTTTATCGGGACACTATTGATCGTGACACACGGTCACTTAAACAGTCTAGCAATTTCACCCGTCATCTTGTTCTGGGGCGGCTTATCCGCCATCGGGGTCGCCACGAACACCTTGATTCCGCGAACCATTTTACCAAAGTATGGCGCATTAACCGTCACTGGCTGGGGGTTACTGATTGCGGGTCTGTTTCTAACCTTGTTACAACCCATGTGGCGTGTCCACCTGACGATTACCTGGCCCCAATTAGGCTTGTTAATCGTCATTATTCTCTTAGGAACGGTGGCCCCCTTCCTGATGTTTGCGCGTAGTTTAAGCGATATTCTACCGACAACGGCCAGTTTGATGGACGCCTTCGAGCCCTTAGCCGCGACGATTTTCTCGATTACTTTTCTAAACGTTCAACTCACTAGCTTCGATTTTATCGGCGGCTTACTGATTATCTTGGCAGTCATGGCACTTTCACTGAACACACATAAAATGTTGCACTTTTTGCGGCGCCGCCGAGCACACTCTTCATCTTAA
- a CDS encoding ACT domain-containing protein, giving the protein MKAIITVVGQDQVGIVAKVANELARLKINIVDISQTLMDHNFTMMLSAEWDDQQLSFAAAKEALESLGEASELTIRIQRQAVFDAIQKL; this is encoded by the coding sequence ATGAAAGCAATTATTACCGTTGTGGGACAGGACCAAGTGGGAATTGTCGCAAAAGTAGCGAACGAGTTAGCACGTTTAAAAATCAATATTGTCGATATTTCGCAAACCTTGATGGATCATAATTTTACCATGATGCTATCGGCGGAATGGGATGACCAGCAATTAAGTTTTGCGGCGGCCAAAGAGGCGTTAGAATCGCTCGGTGAGGCATCAGAGTTAACGATTCGAATTCAACGGCAAGCGGTTTTTGACGCAATTCAGAAGTTATAG
- a CDS encoding PFL family protein, whose translation MESRSILETIQMVAEENLDIRTITMGISLFDCVDSDGERARQKIYDKITTSAKDLVKVAAQIQEEYGIPIINKRIAVTPIALIAAASQDQDYVAYAVTMERAAQALGVDLIGGFSALVQKGYQSGDRKLIASIPAALAATSRVCSSVNVGSTRAGINLDAVGEMGRIIKQIAADDPVNCMSLVVFANAVDDNPFMAGAFHGVGEADRVINVGISGPGVVKRALEEVRGQSIDIVSEQIKKTAFKVTRMGQFVGSIASERLHVPFGIVDLSLAPTPNEGDSVAEILEEIGLESVGAPGTTAALALLNDAVKKGGVMACEHVGGLSGAFIPVSEDAEMIRAVSAGRLNIEKLEAMTAVCSVGLDMIAVPGDTSAATISGMIADEAAIGMINNKTTAVRVIPATGKGVGDAVEFGGLFGQAPVMPVNTNQPTTFIKRGGHIPAPIHSFKN comes from the coding sequence ATGGAAAGTCGTTCAATTTTAGAAACAATTCAGATGGTGGCCGAGGAAAATCTTGATATTCGTACAATCACAATGGGCATTTCGCTCTTTGATTGTGTTGATAGTGATGGTGAGCGGGCCCGGCAAAAAATCTATGATAAGATCACGACTAGCGCGAAGGACCTGGTCAAAGTGGCCGCTCAAATTCAAGAAGAGTACGGTATTCCTATCATCAATAAGCGAATTGCGGTAACGCCGATTGCATTGATTGCGGCTGCGAGTCAGGATCAAGACTATGTCGCGTACGCAGTAACCATGGAACGGGCAGCTCAAGCGCTAGGTGTCGATCTCATTGGTGGTTTCTCCGCCCTGGTTCAGAAGGGGTATCAGAGTGGGGACCGCAAATTGATTGCATCGATTCCCGCCGCGTTAGCTGCAACTAGCCGTGTTTGCAGTTCGGTAAATGTCGGGTCGACACGGGCTGGAATCAACTTGGACGCGGTCGGTGAAATGGGTCGTATTATAAAGCAGATTGCGGCTGACGATCCGGTCAATTGCATGAGTTTAGTGGTATTTGCCAATGCGGTCGACGATAATCCGTTCATGGCGGGCGCTTTTCACGGTGTTGGTGAAGCTGATCGAGTTATTAACGTTGGGATCAGTGGCCCTGGTGTCGTAAAACGAGCCTTAGAAGAAGTTCGCGGTCAGTCGATCGACATTGTGTCGGAACAAATTAAGAAGACGGCGTTTAAAGTGACACGGATGGGGCAATTTGTTGGGTCCATCGCGTCAGAACGGTTGCACGTCCCATTTGGGATTGTTGATCTATCACTGGCACCAACGCCTAACGAAGGCGATTCGGTTGCTGAGATCCTGGAAGAAATCGGGTTGGAAAGTGTCGGTGCGCCGGGAACAACGGCGGCGTTGGCCTTACTGAATGATGCCGTGAAGAAGGGTGGCGTGATGGCCTGCGAACATGTCGGTGGACTGTCGGGTGCCTTTATTCCGGTTTCTGAAGATGCTGAGATGATTCGGGCGGTCAGTGCTGGTCGTTTGAATATTGAAAAACTTGAAGCGATGACAGCAGTGTGTTCAGTTGGTCTGGATATGATTGCAGTACCTGGTGATACTAGTGCCGCGACTATCAGTGGGATGATTGCCGATGAAGCTGCGATTGGGATGATCAACAACAAAACAACGGCGGTGCGCGTCATACCAGCTACCGGCAAAGGTGTTGGTGATGCGGTTGAATTTGGGGGCTTGTTCGGTCAAGCACCAGTTATGCCGGTCAACACCAATCAACCAACGACGTTCATTAAGCGTGGGGGTCATATTCCGGCACCAATCCACTCCTTTAAGAATTAG
- a CDS encoding response regulator transcription factor: MKLLMIEDNKSVSEMMAMFFKKEKWDAHFAYDGNEAVEMFNEDVDGWDMVTLDLNLPGKDGMQVSADIRKASPTVPIIMLTARDSESDQVLGLEMGADDYVTKPFSPITLIARIKALHRRADLAKTTLADQPASTVSSFDVQTDHFKLNTKTREAYLADKQIRDLTPKEFDLLKTLAQKPRQVFSREQLLQLVWDYEYYGDERTVDAHIKKLRQKIEKAGPQIIQTVWGVGYKFDDSGVDAQ; this comes from the coding sequence ATGAAATTATTAATGATTGAAGATAATAAATCGGTCTCTGAAATGATGGCCATGTTTTTTAAGAAGGAAAAGTGGGATGCCCATTTTGCTTATGATGGCAATGAAGCTGTCGAAATGTTCAATGAAGATGTCGATGGCTGGGATATGGTGACGCTCGACTTGAACTTGCCAGGCAAGGATGGCATGCAAGTTAGTGCGGATATTCGCAAGGCTTCCCCAACTGTACCAATTATTATGTTGACGGCCCGTGATTCGGAAAGTGACCAGGTACTCGGCTTAGAGATGGGCGCTGATGATTATGTCACCAAGCCGTTTTCACCGATTACACTGATTGCTCGGATCAAGGCCCTTCATCGCCGAGCAGATTTGGCTAAGACCACGCTGGCTGACCAACCTGCCAGCACGGTGAGTTCCTTTGATGTTCAGACGGACCATTTTAAACTGAATACCAAGACGCGGGAAGCCTATTTAGCAGACAAACAAATTCGAGACTTGACCCCCAAAGAATTTGATTTATTGAAGACCTTAGCTCAAAAGCCGCGGCAAGTTTTCTCACGCGAACAACTTTTGCAACTGGTCTGGGACTATGAATATTATGGTGACGAACGTACTGTGGATGCACATATCAAAAAATTGCGCCAAAAGATTGAAAAAGCTGGGCCACAAATTATTCAGACGGTTTGGGGGGTCGGCTACAAGTTTGATGATAGTGGAGTTGACGCTCAATGA
- a CDS encoding sensor histidine kinase, with translation MKLIYQQMLAFFAVIITVIVVLGFSFIRTTRTMLYQNSWQQLQQYAASIEKEAIRYNTKTNQVVGFNQQFLNDGTVILRDQHIHFSVYDANKKLVYPSGMGTTMSGTPGGSIYDPKISAKDWKKLKRNKIITQSPHVTFRTRNRDQPVNTPSLRTIDVLVPLFYKNGATKKFVGAISIGSFEQTLQANEQQIEKNLFIALLVSGIAALLLSYILARYSVRRINRLRYATHSVANGDFDIQVDSNHKDEIDDLADDFNGMVNSLRTSNEEIKRQEKRRREFMADAAHEMRTPLTTINGILEGLAYDAIPEEDKGHSIELMQNETKRLIRLVNENLDYEKIRTGQIALNKTNFDGAEVLHNLVEQLTKKAAAADDEFKLTVPEKLPVWADYDRFVQVLFNIMQNAIQFSQANVIEVTGSRTDHATVVAIQDHGIGMTPDQVKNIWERYYKADPSRKNTKYGESGLGLAISHQLVQQHGGSIKVDSVENEGTCFTVTFPDEGFDKPIIDD, from the coding sequence ATGAAACTGATTTATCAACAAATGCTAGCGTTCTTTGCCGTCATTATTACGGTAATCGTCGTCCTCGGATTTTCATTTATTCGAACGACTAGAACGATGCTTTATCAAAACTCATGGCAACAATTGCAGCAGTACGCCGCGAGTATTGAAAAGGAAGCTATTCGGTATAATACGAAGACTAATCAAGTTGTCGGGTTTAATCAACAATTTCTAAATGATGGGACCGTCATCTTACGAGATCAACATATTCACTTTTCGGTATATGATGCTAACAAAAAGTTGGTCTATCCAAGTGGTATGGGGACAACAATGAGCGGGACCCCCGGTGGCTCGATTTATGATCCCAAGATCTCAGCCAAAGATTGGAAGAAGCTGAAGCGGAATAAGATTATTACGCAGTCGCCCCACGTCACGTTCAGAACACGCAATCGTGATCAACCCGTGAATACACCGTCGTTGCGAACCATTGACGTTTTAGTGCCACTTTTCTATAAGAATGGAGCAACGAAGAAGTTTGTTGGGGCCATCTCGATTGGGTCGTTTGAACAGACCTTGCAGGCCAATGAACAGCAGATCGAAAAAAATCTGTTCATTGCACTGTTAGTCTCAGGGATTGCGGCTCTGTTGTTAAGTTACATTTTGGCACGTTATTCCGTTCGTCGTATTAATCGATTGCGGTACGCGACGCATTCGGTCGCAAATGGTGATTTTGACATTCAAGTTGACAGTAATCATAAGGATGAGATTGATGACTTGGCGGATGATTTCAACGGCATGGTCAACTCCCTGCGAACTTCCAATGAAGAAATTAAGCGACAGGAAAAGCGGCGTCGGGAGTTTATGGCCGATGCGGCCCACGAGATGCGAACGCCGTTGACTACGATCAATGGTATTTTGGAAGGGTTAGCGTACGATGCTATTCCAGAAGAAGACAAGGGTCATTCAATTGAACTGATGCAAAATGAGACGAAACGGTTGATTCGACTAGTCAATGAGAACTTGGATTACGAAAAAATTCGAACCGGACAGATTGCTTTGAACAAGACCAATTTTGATGGCGCCGAGGTTTTGCATAACTTAGTTGAACAGCTCACAAAGAAAGCGGCCGCCGCGGATGATGAATTCAAGCTGACGGTTCCCGAGAAACTGCCAGTATGGGCCGATTATGATCGCTTTGTTCAGGTCTTGTTTAACATCATGCAGAATGCCATTCAGTTTTCACAAGCTAACGTGATCGAAGTAACGGGTAGCCGTACGGATCATGCGACGGTTGTCGCGATTCAAGACCATGGGATTGGGATGACACCGGACCAAGTCAAAAATATTTGGGAACGGTATTATAAGGCTGACCCATCACGAAAGAATACGAAGTATGGTGAATCAGGTTTAGGGCTAGCGATTTCACATCAATTAGTCCAACAACATGGTGGTTCGATCAAGGTTGACAGTGTGGAGAACGAAGGGACGTGCTTTACCGTTACTTTCCCAGATGAAGGTTTTGATAAACCGATTATTGATGATTAA
- a CDS encoding class I SAM-dependent methyltransferase produces MQRVQITGNSQRKVKDGYPLLVQDDLKDPSMKLTDGSFVALMASSQFMGYALIAKHRRQLGWVLSLDESETPTTDYFRKLFKQALVRRATSMDPQLPQRVFNADGDGLGGLTIDRYQDYYVFTWYAQGVYQQREMIYAAFEAATEHQFKGIYAKLRFNVEEANLKSQLVTGEAAPEPLLVTEGAVTYPLHLADDLTTGLLLDMRPIREWLAGAELQGKTVLNLFSQENGVTAAAAVAGAAKTISIETSKKGAKETADQLAVNNIDPDKQEIRAIEVNSYLDYAQKHRLSYDVVVVTAPTFARVKKQKFQVATDLTDLLTATLPVVRRDGQLVIATTANNFSMKKFKAAVTAAFVGSDRHFTLSETFRLPADFVTRKAYLASNYLKVLVLTLDK; encoded by the coding sequence ATGCAAAGAGTACAGATTACGGGAAATTCGCAACGTAAAGTCAAGGACGGCTATCCTTTACTCGTACAAGATGATCTCAAGGATCCGAGTATGAAACTAACCGATGGCTCTTTTGTGGCGTTAATGGCAAGTTCTCAATTTATGGGCTACGCGCTGATTGCGAAGCATCGTCGGCAACTAGGCTGGGTCTTGAGCTTGGATGAAAGTGAGACGCCAACGACCGATTACTTTCGTAAGTTATTCAAACAGGCGTTGGTCCGGCGAGCAACGAGCATGGATCCACAGTTACCACAACGGGTCTTCAATGCGGATGGCGACGGTCTCGGCGGGTTAACAATCGATCGTTATCAAGATTACTATGTCTTTACATGGTACGCACAAGGTGTTTACCAGCAACGCGAAATGATCTATGCGGCTTTTGAAGCGGCTACTGAACATCAATTTAAAGGCATCTATGCGAAATTACGATTTAATGTCGAAGAAGCTAACTTAAAGAGTCAACTCGTCACGGGTGAAGCAGCACCAGAGCCGTTATTAGTGACTGAAGGCGCGGTGACGTATCCATTACACCTTGCTGATGATTTAACGACCGGGTTACTATTAGATATGCGTCCCATCCGGGAATGGTTGGCCGGAGCCGAATTGCAAGGTAAGACGGTCTTGAACTTGTTTAGCCAGGAAAATGGGGTTACGGCTGCTGCTGCCGTTGCGGGTGCTGCCAAGACGATTTCCATTGAAACAAGTAAGAAGGGTGCCAAAGAGACCGCTGATCAATTGGCGGTCAATAATATTGACCCTGATAAGCAGGAAATTCGAGCAATCGAAGTGAACAGCTATCTAGATTACGCCCAGAAGCACCGACTAAGTTATGACGTTGTTGTCGTAACGGCACCGACTTTTGCGCGGGTGAAAAAGCAGAAGTTCCAAGTTGCAACTGATTTAACTGACTTATTGACAGCGACCTTACCAGTTGTTCGGCGTGATGGGCAATTAGTGATTGCAACGACTGCGAATAATTTTTCAATGAAGAAGTTTAAAGCCGCGGTCACGGCGGCCTTTGTCGGCAGTGATCGGCACTTCACACTTAGTGAGACGTTCCGGTTACCAGCAGACTTCGTGACGCGCAAGGCTTACTTGGCAAGCAACTATTTGAAGGTTCTGGTTTTGACACTCGATAAGTAG
- a CDS encoding GRP family sugar transporter, translated as MGILIALIPAIAWGSIGLISGRMGGTARQQTLGMTMGALVFGLALWAVEQPTLTSKIWLIGIVSGLFWSIGQGQQFTSMKAVGISRTTPISTGMQLVANALAGVLLFNEWHGNMYWIGSASVIVLIAGAVLTSLTDKTDPNRSASENWGVGIRALILSTIGYAGYTIVVHYGNVNAQAVVMPQAVGMLLGALIWSFKDKPWVVKATYRNIVTGLVWGIGNLFMFMAMAQIGQAVAYSLSQMGIVISTFGSIYLLGEHKTKREMVYVVIGSILVIVGGVALSLMKA; from the coding sequence ATGGGAATTCTAATTGCACTGATTCCTGCGATTGCGTGGGGCAGTATCGGCTTAATTAGTGGCCGAATGGGCGGTACCGCTCGGCAACAGACCCTTGGGATGACCATGGGAGCCTTGGTATTTGGCTTGGCACTCTGGGCCGTAGAACAGCCAACTTTAACAAGCAAAATTTGGTTGATTGGGATTGTCTCTGGGTTATTCTGGAGTATTGGTCAAGGTCAACAATTTACGTCAATGAAGGCGGTTGGTATTTCACGGACTACGCCGATTTCAACTGGGATGCAACTGGTTGCTAATGCGTTGGCCGGTGTGCTGTTATTCAATGAATGGCACGGAAACATGTATTGGATTGGCTCCGCTTCTGTAATTGTGTTGATTGCCGGGGCTGTTTTAACTTCCTTAACTGATAAGACTGATCCGAACCGTAGTGCTTCTGAAAATTGGGGTGTTGGGATTCGTGCCTTGATCTTATCAACGATTGGATACGCTGGCTATACGATTGTGGTCCATTATGGTAACGTCAATGCACAGGCAGTTGTAATGCCTCAAGCTGTTGGGATGTTGCTGGGTGCTTTGATCTGGTCCTTTAAGGATAAGCCATGGGTTGTTAAAGCAACTTATCGTAATATCGTCACTGGTCTGGTCTGGGGTATTGGGAATCTCTTCATGTTTATGGCAATGGCCCAAATCGGACAAGCTGTCGCATACTCCCTTTCGCAAATGGGAATTGTTATTTCGACGTTTGGGAGTATCTACCTCTTAGGAGAGCACAAGACGAAGCGAGAAATGGTTTACGTGGTGATTGGCTCGATCCTGGTCATTGTTGGTGGGGTCGCGTTATCCTTAATGAAGGCTTAG
- a CDS encoding glucose-6-phosphate isomerase: MAHISFDSSNLTKFVHNNELGEMQAMVTAADKELREGTGAGNDFRGWLNLPTDYDKEEFARIKTAAKKIQDDSDVLVVIGIGGSYLGARAAIEFLHETFWSSLSREDRKFPQVVFAGNSISSSYVNDLIHLIGDRDFSVNIISKSGTTTEPSIAFRVFKERLIAKYGEEAAKGRIYATTDRKRGALKQEADAEGYETFVIPDDVGGRFTVLTPVGLLPIAVSGGDIDSLMKGAADAQNEYKDADLSKNEAYQYAAYRNILYRKGYTTEILENYEPNMAMFSEWWKQLMGESEGKDQKGIYPSSANFTTDLHSLGQYIQEGRRNLMETVVKVDNATSDVDIPKETENLDGLKYLEGKTMAQVNTKAFEGVIMAHVDGGVPNMVVNIPSQDAYTLGYTMYFFEAAVAISGYLNGINPFNQPGVEAYKNNMFALLGKPGYEELTKKLTARLSD, translated from the coding sequence ATGGCACACATTTCATTTGACAGCTCTAATTTAACTAAGTTCGTCCATAATAACGAACTTGGCGAAATGCAAGCTATGGTCACAGCTGCTGATAAGGAGCTGCGTGAAGGAACCGGCGCCGGTAATGATTTCCGTGGCTGGTTAAATTTACCAACAGATTACGATAAGGAAGAATTTGCACGGATTAAAACCGCTGCAAAGAAGATTCAAGACGATTCAGACGTCCTCGTTGTAATCGGGATTGGTGGTTCATACCTCGGTGCACGGGCAGCCATTGAATTCTTACACGAAACTTTCTGGTCATCACTTTCACGTGAAGACCGTAAATTCCCACAAGTTGTCTTTGCTGGGAACTCAATCTCATCTTCATACGTCAACGATTTAATTCACTTAATCGGCGACCGTGACTTCTCTGTTAACATCATTTCGAAGTCAGGGACTACGACGGAACCTTCAATTGCATTCCGGGTCTTCAAGGAACGTTTAATCGCGAAGTATGGTGAAGAAGCTGCTAAGGGCCGGATCTATGCCACAACTGACCGCAAGCGCGGTGCGTTGAAGCAAGAAGCTGACGCTGAAGGCTACGAAACCTTTGTTATTCCTGATGATGTTGGTGGTCGTTTCACTGTTTTGACACCAGTTGGTTTGTTACCAATTGCGGTATCAGGCGGCGACATCGATTCATTAATGAAGGGTGCTGCGGATGCCCAAAATGAATACAAAGATGCCGATTTATCTAAGAACGAAGCTTACCAATACGCTGCTTACCGGAACATCTTGTACCGGAAGGGCTACACCACTGAAATTCTTGAAAACTACGAACCAAACATGGCGATGTTCTCAGAATGGTGGAAGCAATTAATGGGTGAATCTGAAGGGAAAGACCAAAAGGGGATCTACCCATCATCAGCTAACTTTACGACTGACTTACACTCATTGGGTCAATATATCCAAGAAGGCCGTCGTAACTTGATGGAAACGGTCGTTAAAGTTGACAACGCTACTAGTGATGTTGACATTCCTAAGGAAACCGAAAACCTTGATGGGTTGAAGTATCTTGAAGGCAAGACGATGGCTCAAGTTAACACCAAAGCTTTCGAAGGGGTTATTATGGCCCACGTTGATGGCGGTGTTCCTAACATGGTCGTTAACATTCCTTCACAGGATGCCTATACGTTAGGTTACACGATGTACTTCTTTGAAGCTGCAGTTGCCATTTCTGGTTACTTGAACGGGATCAACCCATTCAACCAACCTGGTGTTGAAGCTTACAAGAACAACATGTTCGCCTTACTTGGCAAGCCTGGTTACGAAGAATTAACTAAGAAGTTAACCGCACGTCTTAGTGACTAA
- a CDS encoding ABC transporter ATP-binding protein/permease, whose amino-acid sequence MSFLELHDIRKAYTLNHQENVILKGINLNFERGEFISILGESGGGKSTLMNIIGGLDHHYDGDVLLDGQSLRSMNVRQMDRYRRETIGFIFQNFNLVSYLTVLDNVMLSLKMTKTSHAQQVQQAQDLLKRVGLEQQTHQYPNELSGGQKQRVAIARALASDPDIIIADEPTGALDSENTQEVMDILYSIAAEGKLVITVTHSQEVADYGTRIVHLDDGQIHDELVIGAPFDVVDKQPTRYRTLGFRQMFRMSMQHMRRMWLRYLLIIFGSSIGISSIVVMLGLGSGIQNYMNHQITSQVNPTAVQVSKKTGKVSTAARKKATSAAAYKAAVNQEQVTAAKNAEVTTANVKQLAAIKHVKSAKLGYYTSTQASYKKTTVTASLQTDNPTILSKTIKDGSRPENGQVLIGRKLAKKMVGKKNYQQALNKKLTVKLATVNRKNQSVTVSQTLTVSGITGSDDTSVVVLPQTVKKMLTAKNVAYRPNFAIVQIDKLANVKQVEHQIKAIKGTNKKQQYNYTGIGDLIDSLNTYIRLATNVLTGVAGIALLVSAIMIIVVLYVSVSERTREIGVLRALGARKRDISHLFFAEALTIGVLAAVMGLLFGEGWQFLGNMAIYSLIKYPIVRISGAAMLGGITVSVVISLLAALAPAHMAARLDPVESLSHE is encoded by the coding sequence ATGAGCTTTTTAGAATTACACGATATTCGTAAGGCCTATACCTTAAATCACCAAGAGAATGTCATCTTGAAGGGCATTAATCTAAACTTCGAACGGGGGGAGTTTATTTCCATTCTTGGGGAGTCTGGTGGTGGTAAGTCAACGTTAATGAATATTATTGGTGGCTTGGATCATCATTATGATGGAGATGTCTTGTTAGACGGCCAATCCTTGCGTTCAATGAATGTGCGGCAAATGGACCGGTATCGTCGGGAGACAATCGGGTTTATCTTTCAGAACTTTAACTTGGTAAGTTACCTAACTGTCTTGGATAACGTCATGCTTTCATTAAAGATGACTAAGACGTCCCATGCGCAACAAGTCCAGCAAGCACAGGACCTACTCAAGCGGGTGGGACTTGAGCAGCAGACGCACCAGTATCCAAATGAACTATCCGGTGGTCAAAAGCAACGGGTCGCCATCGCTCGCGCACTAGCCAGTGACCCCGATATTATTATCGCAGATGAGCCGACCGGGGCGTTGGATAGTGAAAATACCCAAGAAGTAATGGATATTTTATACTCAATCGCTGCGGAAGGTAAACTTGTGATCACCGTGACCCATTCGCAGGAAGTGGCTGACTACGGGACGCGGATCGTTCATTTGGATGACGGCCAGATTCATGACGAATTAGTGATCGGGGCGCCTTTCGACGTGGTCGATAAGCAACCGACGCGTTACCGAACACTTGGCTTTCGGCAGATGTTCCGGATGTCCATGCAACATATGCGTCGAATGTGGCTTCGTTACCTGCTGATTATCTTTGGATCGTCGATCGGGATCAGTAGTATCGTCGTAATGCTGGGCTTGGGATCAGGGATTCAAAATTATATGAATCACCAGATTACGTCTCAAGTTAATCCAACCGCTGTCCAAGTATCAAAGAAGACGGGGAAAGTCAGCACGGCTGCGCGTAAAAAAGCAACCAGTGCAGCAGCTTACAAAGCAGCGGTTAACCAAGAACAAGTCACAGCCGCGAAGAATGCCGAAGTGACGACTGCAAACGTCAAACAATTAGCGGCTATCAAACATGTTAAGTCTGCTAAGCTGGGCTATTACACGAGCACACAAGCGAGTTATAAAAAAACAACCGTGACGGCCAGTCTCCAGACGGATAACCCCACAATTTTGAGTAAGACAATTAAGGACGGTTCACGTCCTGAAAATGGTCAAGTTTTGATTGGTCGTAAGTTAGCTAAGAAGATGGTGGGTAAGAAAAATTATCAACAAGCGCTCAATAAGAAGTTGACCGTTAAATTGGCAACGGTTAATCGCAAGAATCAGTCCGTAACGGTCAGTCAGACGCTGACCGTCAGCGGAATTACGGGTAGCGATGATACTAGCGTCGTGGTCTTACCACAAACCGTCAAAAAGATGTTAACTGCTAAGAATGTGGCTTATCGACCAAATTTTGCCATTGTTCAAATAGATAAATTGGCGAATGTTAAGCAAGTCGAACACCAAATCAAGGCAATCAAGGGAACGAATAAGAAGCAACAGTATAACTATACCGGAATCGGTGATTTAATTGATTCATTGAATACCTATATTCGTTTAGCCACTAACGTATTGACCGGGGTGGCTGGTATTGCGTTATTAGTCTCAGCAATTATGATCATTGTTGTCCTGTACGTCAGCGTTTCTGAACGGACTCGTGAAATTGGGGTTTTGCGCGCACTTGGCGCCCGCAAACGCGATATTAGTCATTTGTTCTTTGCTGAGGCCTTAACTATCGGGGTATTAGCCGCCGTTATGGGGTTACTGTTTGGAGAAGGTTGGCAATTCTTAGGCAATATGGCCATCTATAGCTTAATTAAGTATCCAATCGTTCGAATCTCCGGGGCAGCAATGCTGGGCGGCATTACAGTCAGTGTTGTCATCAGTTTATTGGCTGCTTTGGCACCGGCACATATGGCGGCACGGTTGGATCCAGTCGAGAGTTTATCACATGAATAA